The following proteins come from a genomic window of Alicyclobacillus dauci:
- the ruvB gene encoding Holliday junction branch migration DNA helicase RuvB, with amino-acid sequence MDERIVSAEWTREDTTLDSIRPRFLDDYIGQSAVKDNLRIFIQAARERGESLDHVLLYGPPGLGKTSLAMIIANELGVHVRVTSGPAIERAGDLAALLTNLQPGDVLFIDEIHRLSRSVEEVLYPAMEDFSLDIMIGKGPSARSVRLDLPPFTLVGATTRAGLLSAPLRDRFGVILHLDYYPVEELAEIVRRSADVLQVAVTETACEEIARRARGTPRIANRLLKRVRDFVQVKGQDVIDEPAAADALTRLKVDNLGLDSVDERILLAAIDKFAGGPVGLDTLAAAIGEESDTLEDVYEPYLLQMGLLQRTPRGRIVTRRGYHHLGRTFVGEDSSDSGIS; translated from the coding sequence ATGGACGAGCGAATCGTTTCTGCCGAGTGGACGCGGGAAGACACGACACTCGACTCGATTCGGCCACGTTTCTTGGACGATTACATCGGTCAAAGCGCGGTGAAGGACAACCTTAGAATTTTCATTCAAGCGGCCCGCGAACGTGGTGAATCTCTCGATCACGTCCTGCTCTATGGGCCTCCGGGGTTAGGAAAAACTTCTCTAGCAATGATTATTGCGAACGAATTGGGTGTGCATGTTCGCGTCACCTCGGGACCCGCTATTGAACGAGCTGGGGATTTGGCTGCATTACTAACCAATCTTCAACCCGGCGACGTGTTATTCATTGACGAAATACATCGGTTGTCCAGGTCGGTGGAAGAGGTTCTGTATCCCGCGATGGAGGACTTTTCTCTAGATATCATGATTGGGAAAGGACCTTCTGCAAGGTCTGTACGGCTCGATTTGCCGCCATTCACGTTAGTGGGAGCAACGACGCGAGCCGGGCTGTTATCGGCACCGCTGCGGGATCGGTTTGGTGTCATCTTGCATCTGGACTACTACCCAGTGGAGGAATTGGCCGAAATCGTGCGTCGGAGTGCAGACGTCTTGCAAGTTGCCGTCACGGAAACGGCCTGTGAAGAAATTGCCCGCCGGGCGCGAGGGACGCCGCGAATTGCCAATCGGCTACTCAAGCGAGTGCGGGATTTCGTGCAGGTGAAAGGACAGGACGTCATCGACGAGCCGGCTGCTGCGGATGCACTTACGCGCTTGAAAGTGGATAACCTCGGCCTTGACTCCGTCGATGAACGAATCCTCCTAGCGGCCATCGACAAGTTTGCGGGTGGACCTGTAGGATTAGATACGTTGGCAGCCGCCATCGGTGAGGAATCCGACACATTGGAAGACGTCTATGAACCCTATCTGTTGCAGATGGGTCTGTTACAGAGAACACCTAGGGGACGCATCGTCACACGGCGCGGCTATCACCACCTGGGTCGGACTTTTGTCGGGGAGGATTCATCCGATTCCGGTATTTCTTAA
- the sigI gene encoding RNA polymerase sigma factor SigI, translated as MERVGVLPFRTRRTDDRKELARLLHGAKAGDERDRNKLISDYVPFILRIASQTTHRYIDQNVDDEFSIALSAFNEAIDRFDLERESSFLSFAETIIRRRLIDFFRSQSRDRRQLPWSEFDVVDDEENVTNYAEVSTSLANHQLQEESTLRSYEIEEYKQCLKEYDLSFSELVQISPKHEDARQNAFRIGKVIADDPELMEFVERRKSLPLKALEDRVHVSRKTMERQRKYILAVVLLMTGDFPRLQSYLAEAKEV; from the coding sequence GTGGAACGTGTGGGAGTCCTACCTTTTCGCACTCGTCGAACGGATGACCGGAAAGAACTAGCCCGACTCCTCCACGGTGCCAAAGCGGGGGACGAACGGGATCGAAACAAGCTCATTTCGGATTACGTTCCATTCATTCTGCGAATTGCTTCGCAAACGACGCATCGCTATATCGACCAGAATGTCGACGACGAGTTTAGTATTGCACTGTCAGCGTTCAACGAGGCAATCGATCGATTCGACCTAGAGCGCGAATCATCGTTCCTTTCCTTTGCCGAGACCATCATCCGACGTAGGTTGATTGACTTTTTTCGGTCCCAATCGCGGGACAGGCGTCAGTTGCCATGGAGTGAGTTCGATGTGGTCGACGACGAGGAGAATGTGACCAATTACGCAGAAGTGAGTACGTCGCTCGCAAACCATCAGCTCCAAGAGGAGTCGACGCTTCGGTCTTATGAGATCGAAGAGTATAAGCAATGTCTTAAAGAGTACGATCTATCGTTTTCGGAGTTGGTTCAGATTTCTCCGAAGCACGAAGACGCACGACAAAATGCTTTTCGCATCGGCAAAGTCATCGCGGATGACCCGGAACTGATGGAGTTTGTTGAGAGACGCAAATCTCTTCCCCTAAAGGCGCTCGAAGACCGTGTCCATGTGTCACGCAAGACCATGGAGCGCCAACGCAAGTACATCCTGGCCGTCGTATTGCTCATGACCGGTGATTTTCCGAGATTGCAATCGTATTTGGCCGAAGCAAAGGAGGTGTGA
- a CDS encoding anti-sigma factor domain-containing protein: MTKATSGIVMEIEGRRAIILTSRGQFERIRLGQSAQVGDLIAVGAFSSYGVPRWRFRSAVASVAAIAVLCIGVLHAVLVSPPKAQAYAFVSLDANPSVSLDLSDHNTVLGVDGLNAPGKEIAKSVHVRGVSLNTAIRDIVGQMVAQGLLPSHDTIIVAAASAQGNRDVSRLESQAAADVDAALQAHHTLATSSATVYSIGLPNAVWDDAMKAKVSPGKYATYLLAKQVGIPVQLQDITSSNLQRVLAQVHDMQAGTQQLDSGHYGEVAAIVQQSETTQQH, translated from the coding sequence ATGACAAAAGCGACGAGCGGGATCGTTATGGAAATCGAAGGACGACGTGCCATTATCTTGACGAGCCGTGGGCAGTTTGAGCGGATTCGGCTGGGTCAGTCAGCGCAAGTTGGTGATTTAATTGCCGTCGGTGCCTTTTCTAGTTACGGTGTGCCACGATGGCGATTTCGCTCCGCTGTGGCGAGCGTTGCTGCGATAGCGGTGCTCTGCATTGGGGTTCTTCACGCAGTCCTTGTGTCCCCACCTAAAGCGCAGGCATACGCGTTTGTCTCACTCGACGCGAACCCGAGCGTCAGCCTCGATTTGAGCGATCACAACACTGTGCTAGGCGTAGATGGTTTGAACGCGCCTGGTAAAGAAATCGCCAAGTCCGTTCACGTACGGGGCGTTTCACTGAACACTGCAATTCGCGACATTGTAGGGCAAATGGTTGCACAGGGTCTTTTGCCATCACACGATACCATCATCGTGGCAGCCGCCTCTGCACAGGGTAATCGCGATGTGAGCCGCCTGGAATCACAGGCCGCTGCCGACGTGGATGCCGCCCTTCAGGCCCATCACACACTTGCGACGAGTTCGGCTACCGTGTACAGCATTGGTTTACCGAATGCCGTTTGGGATGATGCAATGAAGGCGAAAGTGTCCCCCGGAAAATATGCGACGTATTTACTGGCAAAGCAAGTCGGTATCCCGGTGCAGTTGCAGGATATCACGTCATCCAATTTGCAGCGGGTTTTAGCACAGGTACATGACATGCAAGCTGGCACACAGCAATTGGATTCCGGGCATTACGGCGAGGTCGCAGCCATTGTCCAGCAGTCAGAAACCACGCAACAGCACTGA